A single genomic interval of Demequina sp. NBRC 110054 harbors:
- a CDS encoding ABC transporter substrate-binding protein, producing the protein MTFAPRRTTLAAIALTGVGALTLAACSSGGDTEASGSASDSGATEETATTSDEFTYLGQTQNTTIAATLESLQAGACSAAADGTPLVTDAIDGTTWDQQLQVYAGSDALTNFSMAAGTPSLMKEFIDAGLVLNLTEAFEELGVEDAVLPAAEATLEQLYGTDDLYALPSEYNIEGFWYNEELFAEAGVDVPTTWDELVDVAAALDAAGIQPFIAAGSDGWPVTRLVGNYILRDLGADALQKVADGEASLTDAEYVAGAEAVAELGDAGYFGAAAGSVDYNTAMNQFLTGGGAMFYMGSWALGNFNDEEQNQIGADNIGYFAFPEVSGGAGSIDEVPANAGIPVMFSTVNYSDDIGEWVKCIAENYGNVALAESGQVTGFTITETPADQSDLTTLVQDEIANATGSVLWFEAAFTSEGTTVSQTNGGGLITGAVSAEEFMQLVQDANQE; encoded by the coding sequence ATGACCTTTGCGCCCCGTCGCACCACGCTCGCGGCGATCGCACTCACCGGCGTGGGGGCCCTGACCCTTGCGGCCTGCAGCTCCGGCGGAGATACGGAGGCCTCGGGCTCGGCCTCGGACTCGGGAGCCACCGAGGAGACCGCCACCACCAGCGACGAGTTCACCTACCTGGGCCAGACCCAGAACACGACCATCGCGGCGACGCTCGAGTCCCTGCAGGCCGGCGCATGCTCGGCTGCCGCGGACGGCACCCCGCTCGTGACCGACGCCATCGACGGCACCACGTGGGACCAGCAGCTGCAGGTCTACGCGGGCAGCGACGCGCTCACCAACTTCTCCATGGCGGCGGGCACCCCGTCGCTCATGAAGGAGTTCATCGACGCGGGCCTCGTGCTCAACCTCACCGAGGCCTTCGAGGAGCTCGGCGTCGAGGACGCGGTCCTTCCCGCAGCCGAGGCGACGCTCGAGCAGCTCTACGGCACCGACGACCTCTACGCTCTGCCGAGCGAGTACAACATCGAGGGCTTCTGGTACAACGAGGAGCTCTTCGCGGAGGCCGGCGTCGACGTGCCGACCACGTGGGACGAGCTCGTCGACGTGGCCGCCGCGCTTGACGCCGCGGGCATCCAGCCCTTCATCGCCGCGGGCTCGGACGGCTGGCCCGTCACCCGCCTCGTCGGCAACTACATCCTTCGCGACCTCGGTGCCGACGCGCTCCAGAAGGTCGCCGACGGCGAGGCGAGCCTCACCGACGCGGAGTACGTCGCGGGCGCCGAGGCAGTCGCCGAGCTCGGCGACGCGGGCTACTTCGGTGCCGCCGCCGGCTCCGTCGACTACAACACCGCGATGAACCAGTTCCTCACGGGTGGCGGCGCGATGTTCTACATGGGCAGCTGGGCGCTCGGCAACTTCAACGACGAGGAGCAGAACCAGATCGGTGCGGACAACATCGGCTACTTCGCGTTCCCCGAGGTCTCGGGCGGCGCGGGCAGCATCGATGAGGTTCCTGCGAACGCGGGCATCCCGGTCATGTTCAGCACCGTGAACTACTCGGACGACATCGGCGAGTGGGTCAAGTGCATCGCCGAGAACTACGGCAACGTGGCGCTCGCCGAGTCCGGCCAGGTCACCGGCTTCACCATCACCGAGACCCCGGCCGACCAGTCCGACCTCACCACGCTGGTCCAGGACGAGATCGCCAACGCGACGGGCTCGGTGCTGTGGTTCGAGGCGGCGTTCACCTCTGAGGGCACCACGGTGTCCCAGACCAACGGTGGTGGCCTGATCACCGGTGCCGTGTCCGCCGAGGAGTTCATGCAGCTCGTCCAGGACGCCAACCAGGAGTAG
- the pgmB gene encoding beta-phosphoglucomutase yields the protein MTTYRAALFDLDGVIVDTAVHHFAAWRQTAAELGFTLADEDEELLKGVGRMDALRVVLRIGGVTVSEEEAVRLAAEKNARYVEAISSITPDDMLPGAREYLEGLRGRGVLTALGSASRNAPMILECLEIVDLFDAVIDGSVVTEAKPNPRVFLAGAEALGVEPKDCVVFEDAIAGIDAAHAGDMVAVGIGDPAVLTEADVVIPGLHAAGELADKGIVFVGREG from the coding sequence ATGACCACCTATCGCGCAGCGCTCTTCGACCTGGACGGCGTGATCGTCGACACCGCGGTGCACCACTTCGCCGCGTGGAGGCAGACCGCGGCGGAGCTCGGCTTCACGCTCGCCGACGAGGACGAGGAGCTCCTCAAGGGCGTCGGCCGCATGGATGCGCTGCGGGTCGTGCTGCGCATCGGCGGCGTCACGGTGTCCGAGGAGGAGGCCGTGCGCCTCGCTGCGGAGAAGAACGCCAGGTACGTCGAGGCGATCAGCTCGATCACTCCCGACGACATGCTTCCCGGCGCGCGCGAGTACCTCGAGGGGCTGCGGGGCCGAGGCGTGCTCACGGCGCTCGGGTCGGCGAGCCGGAACGCGCCGATGATCCTCGAGTGCCTCGAGATCGTGGACCTCTTCGACGCGGTCATCGACGGCTCCGTGGTGACTGAGGCCAAGCCGAATCCCCGCGTGTTCCTCGCGGGCGCCGAGGCGCTCGGCGTCGAGCCCAAGGACTGTGTGGTCTTCGAGGATGCGATCGCGGGCATCGATGCGGCGCATGCGGGCGACATGGTGGCGGTCGGAATCGGCGACCCCGCGGTGCTCACCGAGGCCGACGTCGTGATCCCGGGGCTGCACGCCGCGGGCGAGCTCGCAGACAAGGGCATCGTCTTCGTCGGCCGCGAGGGCTGA
- a CDS encoding class II aldolase/adducin family protein: MATDHPKPTLDELIEQIGESGARICEIDASEAGAGNISVYMGWDVEVRRHFPNAEEIALPVPAPALAGGTLLVTGSGRRLRQIHEEPLAAIGAVKVHEGGLTGTLYTANVRKFAKLTSEFNSHLAVHQDQVATRGVDFQAVVHAQPPHLTYLSHVPAYQTTEAMNRAILRWEPETIVSLSQGIAVLPFCIPGSEEMSKENVAGLRDFEITLWSKHGTMSRSDISVYRAVDRVEYAETGAKYEFMDLQVGGKAEGLSAAEIRGVAETFSIDSPWLS; encoded by the coding sequence ATGGCCACCGACCACCCGAAGCCCACCCTCGACGAGCTCATCGAACAGATCGGTGAGTCCGGAGCCCGCATCTGCGAGATCGATGCATCCGAGGCCGGCGCCGGCAACATCTCCGTCTACATGGGTTGGGACGTCGAGGTTCGGCGCCACTTCCCCAACGCCGAGGAGATCGCGCTCCCGGTTCCCGCCCCTGCGCTCGCGGGAGGCACGCTGCTCGTCACCGGGTCCGGCCGCCGCCTTCGTCAGATCCACGAGGAGCCGCTCGCCGCGATCGGCGCGGTGAAGGTCCACGAGGGCGGACTCACCGGCACCCTGTACACCGCGAATGTCCGCAAGTTCGCGAAGCTGACGTCCGAGTTCAACTCGCACCTCGCGGTGCACCAGGACCAGGTCGCGACGCGCGGCGTCGACTTCCAGGCCGTCGTGCACGCCCAGCCGCCGCACCTCACCTATCTCAGCCACGTCCCCGCCTACCAGACCACCGAGGCGATGAACCGCGCGATCCTGCGCTGGGAGCCGGAGACCATCGTGTCCCTGTCGCAGGGCATCGCGGTCCTCCCGTTCTGCATCCCCGGCTCCGAGGAGATGAGCAAAGAGAACGTCGCTGGCCTGCGCGACTTCGAGATCACCCTGTGGTCGAAGCACGGCACCATGTCGCGCTCGGACATCTCGGTCTATCGAGCGGTGGACCGCGTGGAGTACGCCGAGACCGGCGCCAAGTACGAGTTCATGGACCTCCAGGTCGGCGGCAAGGCCGAGGGCCTCAGCGCTGCGGAGATCCGCGGCGTGGCCGAGACCTTCTCGATCGACTCTCCCTGGCTGTCCTAG
- a CDS encoding patatin-like phospholipase family protein, producing the protein MEERVDLRYAPRLGLALGGGGALGAAHVGVLQVLHERGIRPELVVGTSAGSVVGAAYAAGMDPYDLERLVLNAEWGHFGTFSFMPGLGILDTEGLRRTIDGVAGGDRLIEDLPIRYAAVATDVATGRAVLLSEGSLTDAMCASIAVPGLFRPKRLGGHLLVDGGVVQNLPLQAAFEIGASDVIGVRLSAEWDALPRYRTGTAIHELEIDSRVTMVRPQIGQRTQWSTDDIPGLVQLGREAAERELAQYAVVNPHPIGVDAQALAARAADRIRGGSAGSLADVVKESIVTRAGAMRDRAEEIVAAEGADAVARLRRRDRRDAIAP; encoded by the coding sequence ATGGAGGAGCGCGTCGATCTTCGCTACGCGCCGCGACTGGGCCTCGCCCTCGGCGGCGGCGGCGCGCTCGGAGCCGCGCACGTCGGGGTCCTCCAGGTGCTGCACGAGCGAGGCATCCGACCCGAGCTCGTCGTCGGCACCTCCGCGGGCAGCGTCGTCGGTGCCGCCTACGCGGCCGGGATGGACCCCTACGACCTCGAGCGGCTCGTGCTGAACGCCGAGTGGGGCCATTTCGGCACCTTCTCGTTCATGCCCGGCCTGGGCATCCTCGACACCGAGGGGCTCCGCCGCACGATCGACGGGGTCGCGGGAGGCGACCGCCTCATCGAGGACCTGCCGATCCGCTACGCCGCAGTGGCGACCGACGTCGCGACGGGAAGGGCCGTCCTCCTGTCAGAGGGATCCCTCACGGACGCGATGTGCGCGTCGATCGCTGTGCCCGGGCTGTTCAGGCCCAAGCGGCTAGGAGGGCACCTGCTCGTCGACGGAGGCGTGGTGCAGAACCTTCCTCTGCAGGCCGCCTTCGAGATCGGCGCGAGCGACGTCATCGGGGTGCGCCTCTCCGCCGAGTGGGATGCGCTGCCGCGCTACCGCACCGGGACCGCGATCCACGAGCTCGAGATCGACTCGCGAGTGACCATGGTCCGCCCGCAGATCGGCCAGCGGACCCAGTGGTCCACGGATGACATCCCCGGGCTCGTGCAGCTGGGGCGCGAGGCGGCCGAGCGCGAGCTCGCTCAGTACGCCGTCGTGAACCCGCATCCGATCGGCGTGGACGCCCAGGCCCTCGCGGCACGGGCCGCGGACAGGATTCGCGGCGGATCGGCGGGATCGCTCGCGGACGTCGTGAAGGAGTCGATCGTCACGCGCGCGGGCGCGATGCGGGACCGCGCGGAGGAGATCGTGGCGGCAGAGGGGGCCGACGCGGTCGCGCGGCTGCGCAGGCGCGACCGCCGCGATGCGATCGCTCCGTAG
- a CDS encoding M15 family metallopeptidase: MNVRAHASDAGDPTLRAKRHHGSRRLRRLRETQELKIRSTHRRRKTLTRGGVIASFGMAMLVYPIVGTVLPYADTVEEIPGVVVGEAPSTAHALLGRGPQLVEASLDAPSEKEVANAIAVSDTYTVSEYLPDCQPTGTYPTAPNGQLADSNLCEIAGGSLLWADAAIAFAEMNAAYTAEFGTDLCVGEGYRSLAKQYATKASRGWLAATPGTSVHGYGLAIDLCEGAFQGSSKAWLDANAETWGWVNPTWAKTTKWEPWHWEYEPATTAMDLYGSGSYGNGVTD; encoded by the coding sequence GTGAACGTACGCGCACATGCGTCGGATGCCGGCGATCCGACCCTCCGCGCGAAGCGTCACCACGGCTCCCGTCGACTTCGTCGTCTGCGCGAGACGCAGGAGCTGAAGATCCGCTCGACGCACAGGCGCCGCAAGACGCTGACCCGCGGCGGCGTGATCGCGAGCTTCGGCATGGCCATGCTCGTCTACCCGATCGTGGGCACCGTGCTCCCGTACGCCGACACGGTCGAGGAGATTCCCGGCGTCGTCGTCGGTGAGGCCCCCTCGACCGCGCACGCCCTGCTGGGGCGCGGTCCTCAGCTGGTCGAGGCGAGCCTCGACGCGCCGTCGGAGAAGGAGGTCGCGAACGCGATCGCGGTGTCCGACACCTACACGGTCAGCGAGTACCTGCCTGACTGTCAGCCGACGGGCACCTACCCGACCGCCCCCAACGGCCAGCTCGCGGACTCCAACCTGTGCGAGATCGCGGGTGGCTCCCTGCTGTGGGCGGATGCGGCGATCGCCTTCGCGGAGATGAACGCGGCCTATACGGCGGAGTTCGGAACCGACCTGTGCGTGGGTGAGGGCTACCGCTCGCTCGCCAAGCAGTACGCCACCAAGGCCTCGCGCGGGTGGCTCGCGGCGACGCCCGGTACCTCTGTCCACGGCTACGGACTCGCGATCGACCTGTGCGAGGGCGCCTTCCAGGGTTCGTCCAAGGCCTGGCTCGATGCGAACGCCGAGACCTGGGGCTGGGTCAACCCGACCTGGGCGAAGACGACGAAGTGGGAGCCGTGGCACTGGGAGTACGAGCCTGCGACCACCGCGATGGACCTGTACGGCTCGGGCTCGTACGGCAACGGCGTCACGGACTGA
- a CDS encoding hemolysin family protein encodes MSLEMVAMIVALLAANAFFVGAEFAVISARRSSIEPRAEAGSRSAATVLWAMENVSLMLATAQLGVTVCSVSLGVVAEPALAHALEPVLEAIGLPEDAAHPVAVAIALLVIVGLHVVVGEMVPKNAAVSSPDRAAMLLGPPLVWMGRVVRPIIEALNWLANMILKGIGIEPRDEVTSAFTADEVHQIVERSSEEGTISDAAGLLTGAIEFSDNVASDVMVPIGDVLGVPFGVTVDEFERAVTRTGFSRLPVMDGGRCVGYLHMKDTLFMRPGEREDPIQGWRVRDLPVVAHDDEVETVLARMRSTGAHIAAVAEDEQTVGLLFLEDILEELVGEVRDSIARGRA; translated from the coding sequence ATGAGCCTCGAGATGGTCGCGATGATCGTGGCGCTGCTCGCCGCGAACGCCTTCTTCGTCGGCGCCGAGTTCGCCGTCATCTCCGCGCGCCGGTCGTCGATCGAGCCGCGCGCCGAGGCAGGATCGCGCTCCGCGGCGACGGTGCTGTGGGCGATGGAGAACGTGTCGCTCATGCTCGCCACCGCGCAGCTCGGCGTCACGGTCTGCTCGGTGAGCCTCGGTGTCGTGGCCGAGCCCGCGCTCGCTCACGCCCTCGAGCCGGTCCTCGAGGCGATCGGTCTGCCGGAGGACGCCGCGCACCCGGTCGCGGTCGCGATCGCGCTTCTCGTCATCGTGGGTCTCCACGTCGTCGTCGGCGAGATGGTGCCGAAGAACGCCGCGGTCTCGAGCCCCGACCGCGCGGCGATGCTGCTCGGCCCCCCGCTCGTGTGGATGGGTCGCGTGGTGCGCCCGATCATCGAGGCCCTCAACTGGCTCGCGAACATGATCCTCAAGGGCATCGGGATCGAGCCGCGCGACGAGGTGACGTCCGCGTTCACGGCCGACGAGGTCCACCAGATCGTGGAGCGATCGAGCGAGGAGGGGACGATCTCCGACGCCGCCGGGCTGCTGACCGGAGCGATCGAGTTCTCGGACAACGTCGCCTCCGACGTGATGGTCCCGATCGGCGACGTGCTTGGGGTGCCCTTCGGGGTCACGGTGGACGAGTTCGAGCGCGCGGTGACGCGCACCGGATTCTCGAGGCTCCCCGTCATGGACGGCGGACGATGCGTGGGCTACCTGCATATGAAGGACACGCTGTTCATGCGGCCGGGGGAGCGCGAGGACCCTATCCAGGGCTGGCGCGTGCGCGACCTCCCGGTCGTCGCCCACGACGACGAGGTCGAGACGGTGCTCGCGAGGATGCGCTCGACCGGTGCGCACATCGCTGCGGTCGCCGAGGACGAGCAGACCGTGGGGCTGCTCTTCCTCGAGGACATCCTCGAGGAGCTCGTCGGGGAGGTCCGCGACTCGATCGCCCGCGGCAGGGCATAG
- a CDS encoding hemolysin family protein → MTEWILVGVGVLLTLGTAVFVAAEFSLVALDPSQVDDDAPGAKRIRRSLKHLSTQLSGAQVGITLTTILLGYTAQPALFELLSIPLESVPFLRGAVAGLAGTLSLVIVNAFSMIIGELVPKNAALADPWRTARVAAPLNAGFTVALRPVIATLNGAANGILRGVGLEPKEELSGARSRQELAALVRRSAEVGTLDPSTALLLKNSIEMDDLTAIDVMTDRTRMQTLDADATVDDVMSLARATGHSRFPVCGDGPDDVLGLVHLRAAFGVPAHERSATAANAIMVDAPRVPETMSLAPLLVELRGLGHQCAIVVDEYGGTAGLVTLEDVVEELVGEVADEHDHRRPEAYRIVGGAWILEGLLRPDEVHEATGLSIPESHAYETVGGFLMSRLGRVAQVGDEVREAGLAIRVERMDGRRIDRVRLEEIPEDEDQEQRR, encoded by the coding sequence CCTCACGCTCGGTACCGCGGTCTTCGTCGCCGCGGAGTTCTCCCTCGTCGCCCTCGATCCTTCTCAGGTCGACGATGACGCCCCCGGCGCCAAGCGCATCCGCCGCTCCCTGAAGCACCTCTCGACACAGCTCTCGGGCGCCCAGGTCGGCATCACGCTCACCACGATCCTGCTCGGCTACACCGCGCAGCCCGCGCTGTTCGAGCTGCTCAGCATCCCGCTCGAGTCGGTGCCCTTCCTGCGCGGTGCGGTGGCCGGCCTTGCGGGGACGCTCTCGCTCGTGATCGTCAACGCGTTCTCGATGATCATCGGCGAGCTGGTCCCCAAGAACGCGGCGCTCGCGGACCCGTGGAGGACCGCCCGCGTCGCGGCGCCGCTCAACGCAGGCTTCACGGTCGCGCTGCGCCCCGTGATCGCGACGCTCAACGGCGCGGCCAACGGCATCCTTCGCGGAGTGGGGCTCGAGCCCAAGGAGGAGCTGTCGGGAGCCCGCTCGCGTCAGGAGCTCGCGGCCCTCGTGCGGCGCTCCGCCGAGGTGGGCACGCTCGACCCCTCGACCGCGCTGCTGCTCAAGAACTCGATCGAGATGGACGATCTCACCGCGATCGACGTCATGACCGACCGCACCAGGATGCAGACGCTCGACGCCGACGCGACGGTGGACGACGTCATGTCCCTCGCGAGGGCCACCGGGCACTCGCGCTTCCCTGTGTGCGGCGACGGCCCCGACGACGTGCTGGGCCTCGTGCACCTCCGCGCGGCGTTCGGCGTGCCGGCCCACGAGCGCTCCGCGACGGCCGCGAACGCGATCATGGTCGATGCGCCGCGCGTGCCCGAGACCATGTCCCTCGCCCCGCTCCTGGTCGAGCTGCGCGGACTGGGCCATCAGTGCGCGATCGTCGTGGACGAGTACGGGGGCACCGCCGGCCTCGTGACGCTCGAGGACGTCGTCGAGGAGCTCGTCGGCGAGGTTGCGGACGAGCACGACCACCGGCGCCCCGAGGCCTATCGCATCGTCGGTGGGGCCTGGATCCTCGAGGGCCTGCTGCGGCCCGACGAGGTGCACGAGGCGACCGGGCTGTCGATCCCCGAGTCCCACGCCTACGAGACGGTCGGGGGATTCCTCATGTCGCGGCTCGGAAGGGTCGCGCAGGTGGGCGACGAGGTCCGCGAGGCGGGCCTCGCGATCCGCGTCGAGCGCATGGACGGTCGTCGCATCGACCGTGTGCGACTCGAGGAGATCCCTGAGGACGAGGACCAGGAGCAGCGTCGATGA